A stretch of DNA from Thermococcus sp. Bubb.Bath:
CTGTAATAATCAGTATCCCGTTGAAAATCTGTTTTATCCTATCCCCACCACGTGGAGAATCACGGGCGCAGCCCCGCAACCCTTTAAAAGGCATTTTCCCACTCCGGCCCGGTGATGAGAATGAGCAGGATAGCGGTCATCGATTACGACAGGTGCAACCCCGATAAGTGCGGTAACTTCCTCTGTGTTCGCGTCTGCCCCGTCAACAGAATGGGCGGCGAGGCGATAATCATAGACGAAGAGAACTATCGACCGGTGATTCAGGAGGCGAGCTGTACCGGTTGCGGAATCTGCGTCCACAAGTGTCCTTTCGGCGCGATAACGATAGTGAACCTCCCGGAGCAGCTTGATGAAGACTGCGTTCACCGCTACGGCATCAACTCCTTCGTCCTCTACCGGCTTCCCCTCGTCAAGGAGGGAATGGTGGTCGGCGTCCTCGGTCCGAACGGGACGGGTAAGACAACAGCGGTAAAGATTCTCTCCGGCCAGCTCCTTCCGAACCTCTGCGGAGATAACGATAGCTGGGACAACGTCATCAAGGCCTTCCGCGGCAGCGAGCTCCAGAACTACTTTGAGAAGCTCAGGGGGGAGGAGATAAGGCCGGTTGTGAAGCCGCAGTACGTCGATTTAATCCCCAAGGCCGTTAAGGGCAAAGTGAGAGACCTGCTCAAGAAGGCCGACGATACCGGAAAGTTCGATGAAGTTGTGAAAGAGCTTGAGCTTGAGGGAATCCTAGACAGGGAGATTGGGCAGCTCTCCGGCGGTGAACTCCAGCTCGTTGCCATAGCTGCCGCCCTCCTCCGCGATGCCCACTTCTACTTCTTCGACGAGCCCTCAAGCTACCTCGACATAAGGCAGAGGCTCAGAGTGGCGGAGATAATCAGAAAACTGGCCGACTCGGGAAAGAACGTCCTGACGGTGGAGCACGACCTGGCGGTTCTCGATTACCTCAGCGACATCATTCACGTCGTCTACGGCAAGCCCGGAGCCTACGGTATCTTTTCCCAGCCGAAGTCAACGAGAAACGGCATAAACGAGTTCCTCAGGGGCTACCTAAAGGATGAGAACGTCCGCTTCAGGCCCTATGAGATAAGCTTCACGAAGAAGAGCGAGAGGAAGAGCCAGGAAGGAGAGATCCTTGTCCAGTACCCGAGGCTCGTCAAGGAGTATGAAAACGGCTCGTTCAGGCTTGAGGTGGACGGCGGAGAGCTCTACATCGGCGAGGTCGTCGGCATCGTCGGGCCGAACGGTATTGGAAAGACCACCTTCGTGAAGATGCTCGCGGGTGTTGAGAAGCCGACGGAGGGAGAGGTGGACTGGTCGCTGACGGTCTCTTACAAACCGCAGTACATCAAGACAGACTACGAGGGAACGGTCTTCGAACTGCTGAGCAAGGCCAACGCCTCAAAGCTCATAAGCAGCTTCTACAAGAGCGAGCTCCTCAACCCGCTCGGCATTCCGGAACTATACGACAGGAAGGTGAGCGAGCTCTCCGGCGGTGAGCTCCAGCGCGTTGCCATAACCGCCTGTCTGCTCAGGGACGCTGACATATACCTCCTTGACGAGCCGTCGGCGCACCTCGACTCCGAGCAGCGGCTGGCCGTTTCGAAGGCAATCCGCTCTCTGATGGCGAAGGACGAGAAGACGGCGTTGATAGTCGAGCACGATATGATGATGATAGACTACCTCAGCGACCGCCTCATAGTCTTCGAGGGAAAACCTGGAATGTATGGAAGGGCCCTCCCGCCGATGGGAATGCGCGACGGCATGAACCGCTTCCTGGCGGGAGTGGGCATAACCTTCAGGCGCGACCCGGACACAGGGAGGCCGAGGGCCAACAAGGAGGGCTCGGTTAAGGACAGGGAGCAGAAGGAAAGGGGAGAGTACTACTACGCCACGGCATGAAGCCTTAGGCTTTTCCATCCCCCCTGTTCCCATTCTCCACTTTTATACGAAACATATAAATCACCAACCGCGGACTTTCCAAGGGTGGAACGATGTCGGGAATCAGTTACCGGGCCGCGGAGATGGAGAGGCTGGGAGAGATAATAGACATAGTCTCCCGCCTTGATTACAGGGAGCTTCTAACATACTGGACCAGGCAGGAGATGAAGAAGGCCGAAATGTACCACTTCCTCCACCAGTTGAACGGGGACGTCAGCTGGGATGAGAGGGTCTCCAGACTTTTTGGTAAACTCTACGAGGAGAGCCTTGGGCAGGCGGAGGAGCTAGTTGAAACCTTCAAAAAGCAGTTCCCCTATGAGAAAATGGCGGAATCAGGAGTTCCCTCAATTGAAGTTGAACTCTCAAAGGAGATGCTCAGAGAGTTAGTGTATCAAGGAAACTTCGGAGAACTTTTGGAGTATCTCCTTGGGCTTGAAGGACTTGCCATTGAGGTCTACTCTCACCTTGCAGAAAATGCAACCGATTCAAACGTGAAGGGACTTTTATTGAAGCTCTCACAAGCTGGCACCGAGCACTACAATAAATTAAAGGAACTTCGATCAACCGTTTTGAGTGAGGCAGGTAAAAACCCAATAAAACTGCTGGAGGAGTAAACATGCTCCCCGCCGGGAAAATACCGCCTGAAACCCTGAAAAAACTCCTAAAACACCTGGGAACTGACAATACGCTGGTCATCGTAGGGCCCGGAACCGGCATCGACTTCGGGGCCGTAGATTTTGGAGACAGAATTCTCATTGCCTCGACCGACCCCATAACCGGGGCAGTTGAAGACATCGGGTTTTACGCGGTCCACGTCAACGCGAACGACGTTGCCCTCTCAGGCGCACGGCCAAGATGGTTCCTGGTAACGTTGCTCCTCCCCAAAGGTTCCGACGAAGGACTTCCTGAGAGGATAATGCGAGATATTGACCGGGAGGCAAAGAAGCTCGGTATCGCCATCATCGGCGGCCACACGGAGGTAACTCCAGGCCTCGACAGGCCGATAGTGGTTGGAACGATGCTCGGTGAGGTCGAGAAAGAAAAGCTCGTCAGGCCCGATGGAGCGAGACCCGGGGACACTATAATAATGACGAAGTGGGCCGGCCTTGAGGGGACTTCAATAATAGCACGGGAGAAAAGGGGGGAACTGACAAACGCCTTCGGGGAGGACTTCGTTGAGAGGGCCGCCTCCCTCATGGAGTACCTCAGCATCGTCCCCGAGGCAATGATGGCGGCTGAGTTTGGTGTTAATGCAATGCACGACCCAACGGAGGGGGGAGTTACCAACGGACTCCACGAGATGGCGGATTCAGCGGGCTTGGGCTTAAGGGTTTACCCGGAGAAAATCCCAATTAGGGAGGAAACAAAGACCATCTGCGATTTTTACGGCTTAAACCCACTCGCCCTCGTTAGTTCTGGCACGCTCCTTATAGCAGTAAAAAGAGACCACACGAAGGTTCTTGTGGAGCGTTTCATGGCGAAGGGAATCAACGCGGCCATTATAGGAGAGTTCCTGGCCGAAAACAAGAGGATCGCGATAACACGGGGCGATGAAGTGCCTTTCCCAAGACCGGAGACTGACGAGCTGTGGAAGATGTTTTAATCGCAGGACTGAGACTGAACTTAAGAAAAATTAATAACGAACGTCTCCATAGTATCCGTGATTGAAATGAGGGCAAAAACAGGGTCAGGAAACACGATTGAGATACGGATTGACATCCCAGAGGGCATTAGCCCAGAGGAGCTTAAGAGTCTCGTGCGGGATGCTATTATCCAATATCTCGTGAGAGAAGAGGGCCTCGATGAGAAGGAGGCCAGGAAATTAAAGATAACCGTGGAGGTTGAAGGGGAATGAAAGCAGTTATCAAAATCAGAAACTTCAAAGGTCGAAGGACGAGTAAGGTAAAAGAGTACGTGGAAAAGGCGATTCTCGCGAGGGACCTAATAGAGCTCGTAAAATCTGGAGAAGTCGATGTTGATGAAATCGAAAGGAAACCGCTCAAGCTCGGAAGAAACGAAAAATTTGATTATTGATACCATCACATGACAAAGGCTTTGAGAAGATGAGAAAATTTGGCCTAAAACTTCACAATGAAAAATAACTTGGACGAGAAAGGATTGTCTTCTTTAGCCACGATGGGTCTCATAACTCCACTGATATGTTGAGCTTTTCCTCTTCCTCCAGCTTGACAAGTATCTCGCGGGCCTTCTTCTGTTCAAGCGGGATTCTCTTGAGCTGCTCGTAGGCCGCCATTATCTCCTTCTTCTCATCCCCAAAGGTCTTCTTGCCCATGTAGAGCAGAACCGAGAGGAGAACACCCTTCATCGTCCTCTCAGGCAGAGGCAGCAACTTCCAACCGTTGTCGTAGACGTACGCCGCTTTGGGGTTCTCGTGCCCCTCAAGGAGATAAACCGGCACTATTCTCTTGCCCTTGTCTATTTTGAGGTATTCGAAGAGGGCCTCCATTGGGTAACCTTCCTTTACGAGCCCCATGAAGCTGAGTTCGAGGGCCTTGAGGAGAGAAGAAACGCGCTCTATATCCATTATCTTGGACTTCTCTATGAGGGACAGCTTCAACGCCGCCTTCATCGGGGGCTCGTTCAGAAGGTTGACAGAGACCAGGATCCGTTCTCTAAGGCTGGAACCGACCTCAAAGGCCTTGACCACGATCCACATGGCTCCGTTCGTCAGGATGCCGTATTTAACCCCCGTACTGAAGCAGTACTTTGCCAGCTGACGGAGCGGCTCCTCCCTCTTCATTATGTTGACGCCAAGGTTCTTTGCCTCCAAGTAAGCTATCGTCTCCCCGCCGAGGATTATAGCATAGTCAGCCCTTCCCTCGTCCGTCCTCCACTCCGGCCGCACTACCTCAGGGTTGTCCCACTCCCATCCAAGGGCACTCATTATCTCCCCAATCAAATGCTGCTTTACTGCCTCCTCGTTGCTCTCATAGAGCT
This window harbors:
- a CDS encoding ribosome biogenesis/translation initiation ATPase RLI, which gives rise to MSRIAVIDYDRCNPDKCGNFLCVRVCPVNRMGGEAIIIDEENYRPVIQEASCTGCGICVHKCPFGAITIVNLPEQLDEDCVHRYGINSFVLYRLPLVKEGMVVGVLGPNGTGKTTAVKILSGQLLPNLCGDNDSWDNVIKAFRGSELQNYFEKLRGEEIRPVVKPQYVDLIPKAVKGKVRDLLKKADDTGKFDEVVKELELEGILDREIGQLSGGELQLVAIAAALLRDAHFYFFDEPSSYLDIRQRLRVAEIIRKLADSGKNVLTVEHDLAVLDYLSDIIHVVYGKPGAYGIFSQPKSTRNGINEFLRGYLKDENVRFRPYEISFTKKSERKSQEGEILVQYPRLVKEYENGSFRLEVDGGELYIGEVVGIVGPNGIGKTTFVKMLAGVEKPTEGEVDWSLTVSYKPQYIKTDYEGTVFELLSKANASKLISSFYKSELLNPLGIPELYDRKVSELSGGELQRVAITACLLRDADIYLLDEPSAHLDSEQRLAVSKAIRSLMAKDEKTALIVEHDMMMIDYLSDRLIVFEGKPGMYGRALPPMGMRDGMNRFLAGVGITFRRDPDTGRPRANKEGSVKDREQKERGEYYYATA
- a CDS encoding rubrerythrin, with translation MSGISYRAAEMERLGEIIDIVSRLDYRELLTYWTRQEMKKAEMYHFLHQLNGDVSWDERVSRLFGKLYEESLGQAEELVETFKKQFPYEKMAESGVPSIEVELSKEMLRELVYQGNFGELLEYLLGLEGLAIEVYSHLAENATDSNVKGLLLKLSQAGTEHYNKLKELRSTVLSEAGKNPIKLLEE
- a CDS encoding AIR synthase family protein; protein product: MLPAGKIPPETLKKLLKHLGTDNTLVIVGPGTGIDFGAVDFGDRILIASTDPITGAVEDIGFYAVHVNANDVALSGARPRWFLVTLLLPKGSDEGLPERIMRDIDREAKKLGIAIIGGHTEVTPGLDRPIVVGTMLGEVEKEKLVRPDGARPGDTIIMTKWAGLEGTSIIAREKRGELTNAFGEDFVERAASLMEYLSIVPEAMMAAEFGVNAMHDPTEGGVTNGLHEMADSAGLGLRVYPEKIPIREETKTICDFYGLNPLALVSSGTLLIAVKRDHTKVLVERFMAKGINAAIIGEFLAENKRIAITRGDEVPFPRPETDELWKMF
- a CDS encoding type I restriction enzyme HsdR N-terminal domain-containing protein: MSQGVRDLSSIAASIMRVLKKVNAHRKLYESNEEAVKQHLIGEIMSALGWEWDNPEVVRPEWRTDEGRADYAIILGGETIAYLEAKNLGVNIMKREEPLRQLAKYCFSTGVKYGILTNGAMWIVVKAFEVGSSLRERILVSVNLLNEPPMKAALKLSLIEKSKIMDIERVSSLLKALELSFMGLVKEGYPMEALFEYLKIDKGKRIVPVYLLEGHENPKAAYVYDNGWKLLPLPERTMKGVLLSVLLYMGKKTFGDEKKEIMAAYEQLKRIPLEQKKAREILVKLEEEEKLNISVEL